The genomic window TTATCTCTAAATTTTTCTGTGGCTTCTCTTCTTTCACTACCCAGAGCCTGCAGCTCAGGGTTAGTAACAGTGGTGATGGTGGGCATTGTGCCTGATGTAGGGGATGAACAACTACAAGTGCAGAAACTGTGGTGAGGAGAACTTCCTTATGAGACCCCCTTCTGTATACAAATTCACCTCTGCTGCTCAAAGAGATCTACCAAAGGGTGTTGCAttgactttcatttttttattagtaAAATTCATTCACTTTTTACTGCCTAGTAGGAATGAGTTTGGGGTTTCCCTCCCACTCCCAATCTTTGATTCTTAGGGGTGCATCTGACGTAAGGGAATAATAAACATCCTTGGACATTCTGGCTGCGCAGCCACTGCCTTCTGCACCAGTTCTTCTAAGTGTAATCACTGGGGATGCCGTGGACTCTAAATCGGTACAAACAAGTATACTTTGGATGTCCCCAGTTGCTAAGGATTTGAAGTTTTACACATAGCAAAGATTCAGAAGCTTCAttctggaaacaaagaaaagaaaacacgaATGACTTATAAAGGTTCCTCTGAATGCTGAATGAATTCCTCTGAATTCTAATGAATGCTGATATAATAATGTGGGAACCTCCTTCCATCCCTAGCAGAAGTACTTTCAAATCATATGCTAATGGATGGGAAAATGAGTCACTGGAAAGAAAGATCCCATGAATGGGTAAATACGGGGGACGAAGATACTCGGGAGGTCTAGGCACACCAATGGCTCTCAGTGCTTTAGTCTCTCCTTTTCCTACTTGCTGCTGTGCCACTGAAGGGAGAGTTGTATGAAAACCAGACCTTTAAAACCAACTGTGAAGGCTGAAGTAAAAGAAACACGAGTTCAAGCTCAGCCTGGGCTATCATAAGCAGGACCCTGTTTCGTAAAataatatctaaaacaaaaatataaacacaacctCAACAAAATCCAAAGATAAGTATGAATCCAAATATGCATGAATATTCAAATCAGACAAATAACACAAATATGTTAATTTAGGATAGTCAGTCATCCTTTGGTATCTAGAAAATTACATCTAGGACCTCCTGTTGATGGGGTCTCAAGTCTTCTAAATAAGATGGCATAATATTTGCATACAAGTCAGGATTGGCTCTCCATGTGGTTCCATCTCAAGACTTTTTGTAATCTTGAACACAGTGCAAATGCTATGTAAATAGCTGCTATGTTGTAGCGTCTAATATACATTAACAGGGAAAGTCTGTAGGTGCTTAGTACAGTCTTTTGTCTCTCCAAAACATTTTTCCATTAatggtgtgattgtgtgtgtgagatcatTGTATATAAAGAGCTGTTTGGATACTTGGTGGGGGCGTGGGAAGTGGAAGGGGCTTGGATCAATTTCATTGTTGACTAAGACGTATCATAAACACTTATCCTTACGTAGTATGAGACACTTTCTGCAGTCCTCCAGTTACTTCCTGTGGGTAACTATAAGTGATGATGAGATATCTTACACATTAGTGCAGTTCAATCTGTTAAcagttggtgttttccttcattgGCTTAGGAAGAGAAATCTTACCTATATTATCTAGTATTACATATTGACTAAGTTCCTCTCTCAGTCTCAAGACCTCCTATTATGCCTTCAAAGCTAAACCATTTACGAAAGACGATGACAAATTACTATCAGACTGAATTGTGCGTGTGGTCAATTGCTTCCTACATGTGTACTATgcacactattttttttaaaaggactgAGAAATTTAATATCTGGGAAAATAATAACAAGTGAGATTGAGTTAGAAAATGTCTTTGAAATTATCCATGACTTACAATGAATCGTGCACCAATAACATAGTTAACTGATGTGCATTAAAATACATGCAAGTATGTGAAGCAAAGGATGGAAGTTAGGATGGCCTCACTTAGCTTGGCCTTATGTCATGACTGTTTCCAGCAGTAATTCCAGCAAATCCCTCTGAGTGATGAAGCCAAACATAACTTAACATTTCTCAATAGATAATTACCTGGAGCTCAAATGTTTGAATGGTTGCTTCCAGTTTGTTATAAATAAACTGACCCAGGAACATTTCTTCTCCTTCACATTTCTTCATAATGCCCTGCAAAGAAAGCAACAGGTACAGAGGCTGTAATGAGTCAGTTGAAAGAAATGGATGCAGGTGCTCAGGTAGCAACTGTTCACTTGAAATTGCATgtgctgggagggtgggggagagatggatcagtggttaagattgATTGTTACATAAGCTTGAAGTTCGCCTTATTGCTAAATGATTTTCGCCTGGAGGAACCAGCCAGCCTGCCTGCAAATCAGGAATAGTAGTGTGTAAACATGGAGAGGCAGGGCCAGCCAAAACTCATCTCTAACTCAACACCACCATGCATCAGGGGCTGGAGTGAAGCAGCCTCATCAGCATAGAATGAGAAGCATTGGTGGGCACAGGAAGGGGGCAATATCCTCTTCCCGCCAGTGATATCAAAGGACGGAGGTAAGGTCTAAGCCTTCCAGGAAAAAAATAGGAGTAGGCCAACAGACAAAATCAGTGGGGAATGTCAAAGGACAAAAGACGGAAATACAGATTCCTGTGGCTTGAGGTGGCACTAGCACCACAGATATTTAGGCTGCAAGCCCAGAAAGGCTCAGGATCTAGGCCATGGTATGTTGAGGACATAGAGAGGAGGGGACTGAGATCTGACCCTTGGCTGTCAATCATTTCAAAAGTCCCTGTAGCCCTCAGTCCATGGCAGTCCTTGGCCACTGACAGACCATGCCAGAGCTCTCTTCCTGAGCCAGTCAGTTATGCAGCTGAGGTCTGCCCTGTGCAATTCCTTCCCAGCAGGAGCCAGCAAAGCAGCCAAGTTgacacttcctgtagccaggaatCCTTTCAGTGTCAACTGGACTGTGTGTCTGGGCTTCAAAGGAGTATCTAGACATTCATGGAAATCTACTTATAAGATCAACAGAGGCCCTGTAAACAAACAGAAGATGAAACAAAACTCCGATGTTAATtagtattttcaatttttttttttttttgatttttggttttttcgagacagggtttctctgtgtagccctggctgtcctggaactcactctgtagaccaggctggcctcgaactcagaaatccgcctgcctctgtctcccagagtgctgggattacaggcgtgggccaccaccacctggctagtaTTTTCAATGTAAAGAAGCCTTTACTGCAGACATGAAAAAAATGATTAGACTCTAAGTAAACAATATCTGTGGAAACCAAAGTCTTAGTATAATTATGGAGGAAATGAAAGTTTTGATGTAAGAGTTAAAATAAACGAGATGCAGCCTTTCCGAGATAGAACATAAATCAGAAAAGGAACATGAGAAACAGACTTCAGGATGCAGGAATGAGACCCCACAGAGACCACCATACACCAGGCTCATCTGCATCCTTAGAGGGAAGCCAGATTGTAGAAGTGTTCCAAAGGGGtggctgagaggagggagggagggagagagggagggagggaagcactATTTATCTGACCAGAATAAACAATGGGAGAACATGCGCCTCTGATGAATATATCAGAAACAGAAATGTACCAAAGTGTGCAAGTTGGACAAACGGCTGACAAACAcctttggaaatatttaaaacatgaacAGAATGTAGCTCAACAGCAGGCAACAAGTAGCGCTGACTGAAACAAATGAACACAAAGGCACAAATCCCCCCAGAGATTCAAACATGAAACACAGATCTAGGAGTTCCAATCCAATACACATTCCATAGAAACAAAATGCAACATCCATGGTAAAATCTTGCACACAAATATTCACACTCTtgttattcaaaaaaaaaaaaaaaaaaaagcccaaacccTGCAAATAACTCAGTTGTCTACCAAGTAATGGATCAGTAAGACAGAAACGAtaaagtatttttttgttttcaaaaaaaagtcaaatattGGCATCTGCTATAACAGGTAAATCTCGGAAGTACTCTGTCATTCACCAGAGAGCGCATACAGTATGGTAATGATAATGTCCAGAAAAGGTGAATTTATGCATCAAAGTCCATTAGTAGTTGCCAGGACCTAAGGATTTTATGGGGATGGGAAGTGAAAATTAAACAGCATCGGGCTCCTCTGGGAGGCAGCAAAAATGTTCTAAACTTGTGGTGGTGGCCCTGTAACTGTGAATCCTCAAGAGACTAAAGAGCAGCTTCAAATGAGGGTCACATGCTCTGTGCATTATATCTCTGtacacctgtttttttttttttaaagacaaagatcTTGGATGGAGGAGACACAGAAAagagattttcattttttattggaggTGAGCCTAATAGTCAACactgaaaaatcaagaaataacggtaaaagaaaatgtagaagcAGGCATCTCATTAACAGATAAAGTTGTTGCTAGTCAAAGCtttgagaaaaaaagaattgGGATCAGGAAGACATAAGAAGGTTCCTCCgagaactgggcacctcacttccagaagatcctgctataccactcctgggcatatatacccagaggattccccaccatgtaataaggatacatgctctactatgttcatagtagccctatttataattgccagatgctggaaagaacccaggtatccctcaacagaagagtggatgcaaaaaatgtggtatatctacacaatggagtactattcagccattagaaacaatgaattcatgaaattcttaggcaaatggatggagctagagaacatcatactaagtgaggtaacccagactcaaaaggtgaatcatggtatgcactcactaataagtggatattaacctagaaaactggaatacccaaaatataatctacacatcaaatgaggtacaagaagaaaggaagagtggccccttgttctggaaagactcagtgaagcagtatttggcaaaaccagaacggggaagtgggaaggggtgggtgggaggacagggggagagaagggggcttacgggactttcagggagtggggggctagaaaaggggaaatcatttgaaatgtaaataaaaaatatatcaaataaaaaaatatttaaaaaaaaaaaagaaggtgagttgttgttctaatgctttgtctaaATTTGCCTCCCAAAATCATTGCCCGTGAAACTGCGTGTTTGAGGGTCCCTGtacccaattggtttttgattggtCAATAAAGTTACTAACAGCCAATGGTTGGGCAGGGAGATGAAGGCGGGACTTTTAGAAGGGAtgatgggaaggaggaggagcagaatcgccatgacagggaagcagagagatcagagTTAAAGGCCTCATGACTTGTAAGAATCTGGGAAAGAgatagcagagatgaaatatagatttagcAAGTATAACACAGGAATGTTGGAGGGGAAAGTGGGTTAGCCACATGGAGTTAGGGAGAAGCCCAGATACTGCACTGTtaaggcataaaaaaaaaaaaaaaaaaaaaaaattaagggcgCGTGTGTGCGAGTGTatcatttgtgaatccagagctcttgggCAGGTGTAGAGCCACGCTCGCAACCGCCAGGAGCATAGAACGGATGCTTTAAATATCTATCGCTACAGTTAATTGCGATGTTTATGTAAATAGACATTTCAGGTATACACGTATAGCTGTTTAGTTGAAGGTAATAATATAAAGACAAACATAGATAGCGCAATCTTCTCAGTCTGTAAGTAACAACACGAATGCTCTAGAAGTGAGAGGCACAGGCACTTAATACACAATTAAAAGGTGAGTCCAGCACTGGGGGTACAGGTCAGTAGCAGAGTTACTAGCTTGGCCTACAAGAGGCCATAACTTCAGTCCTCAAAGAAACCAGTCCAGCTCCTCATTCCCTGTCAACGCCCCTCTACATCAGATTTAGATAGCTTCTCACATAGACAGAGAACTCCTTGGGTGCACTTGAGATGTTTCCTGACGGGGACACCTTCTCCGAGATGTGCTCCATGGTAACTGCTGTCGGGATGATCTTCCTGGCGAGCTTAATCAAGATGTGGCCCTGGGAACCTGGAAAGGCCCAGCATTTCCCAGGGTGGACATCTGGctagaaagaaaacattaaatgagTCTCTTTTCTGGACACATGGATCTAACCTTTTCATACTGAGCACCTCATCCCTGTCAACTCTAAGGCTCTTAGGACTAGAGCATGAAGCCCCAGGACACAGCTCAAACAGGAGACCTTCTCAAGCAGCCTAGGTCTGGTTGGTCATCCAGACCACTTTATGCTTCTTACACTGTTGCTGTTGTCAcagctgtgtgttttctttcactgCTAGATCAGACTGAGAGTTAAAAGGCAGCTAGAAATTTTAAGTGCTGATGGTGCTGGTGGTGATTGATGGTGCTGGtggagatgatgatgataagtGAAGAGACAGTGGTgattatggtggtggtggtggtggtgctgatggtgattggtggtggtggtgatggtgctgaTGGTTATTGGTGATGGTGattagtgatggtggtgatggtgctgaTGATTATTGGTGATGGTGATTAGTGATGGCGGTGATGGTGCTGATGGTTATTGGTGATGGTGattagtgatggtggtgatggtgctgaTGGTTATTGGTGATGGTGattagtgatggtggtgatggtgctgaTGGTTATTGGTGATGGTGATTAGTGATGGCGGTGATGGTGCTGATGATTATTGGTGATGgcggtgatgatggtgatggtactGATGGTGGTTGGTGATGGTgattgatgatggtggtgatagtgCTAATGGTGGCAATGGCTGTGATTGATGATATTGGTGATAAGTGAGGAAGCAATGGTGTCTATGGTAGAGGTCACGATGGTGACAGAACTGACAGTGATGGTGGTACGGGACATTAGGGTAATCCTATAGCTAGTTGATATGGTTGATGATAAATGTGGATAATGATGATGGAGGTCCTGGtggtaaagaagaaaaacaaaatatttcttttacgAGATATAAAATTGTAGCCTGGTAAGAAGAGATTGGAGATTTGTCTCTGAATATACTTCTCAGTTTGAAAGCAACTTTTGCCATGTGGCTCATAGTGTGTTGACTGTCATTATCTTTCCAAGTGAAAGAAAGGCTCAGTGGAAATTTCTGTTAGAGTCAACCCTGTGAGGACGTGTGATTGGCGAATGCTAGTCTGGCGTTGGCAGGACAGCCTCTTTTAACAAATGTTTGTTAAGTGACTGAAGGTTTCAGTGAACAAGGGAAGTCCCAGAATCAATGAAAATTAAAGGTATGGAATTAGATATTCTGATAAACGAAGTCTAGTTTTCTgatctttaaaatgtaataataatagtttAGTACTCTAAGATAAATTGTACAGTGTAATAGTGTAGAACCGTGAGAAGTGTCTAGGTACTATAGTCAGTGTGAACGTTCTTGCCTCCTTGTTAAGCATTAGTACAACCACGTTTATAACAATATCTTAAGGTAGATGTGGTGTTGCCCTACTTAGCACTTACCTGAAGAATCATGTCCGGAGGCATCTCATAGTTGAGGAATCCTATCCCATGCCAGTACagttttgctttattatttttgtaacttTCTGAGGTCCCAGCTTCAATGACAGATGCTCCTAAAATTGCAACATATTTTAAACTTATGCATAAAACATCCTACATGCCATTTACGCTTTAGTGATAGTCCTGAAAAGCTATCACTGGAAAAGCTACAAGCTCAAATTTACCATCAGGATTCAGTTAGGCCAGGGCTACTGTCACTTTCTGAAAGACTTTGTTTATTTTCCACTggttttgaaataggatctcacGAGGTAACTTGTATCAGTCCTCCTGGCTTGGGCTTCCTAAGTGTGTAAAGATGTGCCACCATATCCAGATGGAAAGTCTGGTTTGCTTTTTCTAGTTTCCTAAAATCTCTGAAACTAATTTGTGATAAGAAAACTCCTAAATACTAGAGCAATTTCAAAGCTAAAATCAgtgtgtatattatatttatCATCGAGAAAATCAGACTTTTCTGTCATATTCAAAAATGGAGACAGCAGCAAAATCACTCCATGCGCACTCTTCACCTTACATTTGTGACAGTAATTATGTAAATTCACCAGGCTTCAAGTTTCTGTAGCAACTTTATTTGAAATCAAAGAATTGTAGAAGTATTTATCAAACATTATCCCTTTAAGTTATTTTATCTTAAGAGGAAAATGTATTTTAGACATGAGAAATTTAAAGACTGCAAATCACTTTATCAAAGTTCACTTGAGTAGCATTATATAAAATCCTGGACTCATGTCCTTGTGTAACACTGAAGCCAGTGTGTTTGTGTAACACTGAAGCCAGTGTGTTTGTGTAACACTGAAACCAGTGTGTTTGTGTTACACTGAAGCCAGTGTGCTTGTGTAATACTGGAGTCTGGGTGATTGTGTAAACTGAAGCCTGGGTGCTTGTGTAACACTGAAGCCCTGGTGCTTGTGTAACACTGGAGCCAGTGTGCTTGTGTAACACCGGAGCCAGTGTGCTTGTGTTTACACTGGAGCCAGTGTGCTTGTGTAACACTAAAGCCCTGGTGCTTATATAACACTGGAGCCCAGGTGCTTGTGTTTACACTGGAGTCAGTGTTCTTGTGTAATATTGGAGCTCCTGCGCTTATATCACACTGACCATCTAAGTTCTGCACATTTTCTTGTATAGCACAATTTGAAGTATTAAATATGGATCCATGGTTGCCACAGGCAGTGATGGAAAATACAATCTCCCATGCAACCTGCAGTTTAGATACTGAAGAATAGATAggaggctggatagatggctcagtgggccatcttccagagagcctgagcagaattcctagcaaccactttaggtggctcacagccactaTTCACTCCAGATGCAGGGGCTCCAGTGCCTCCTGCTTCCATGAGcgctgcacacacaaacacattcacacacacacatatatgattaACAATGTATCTTAAAACATTCTCCTGACAGTCTTATGTCATGCAGTATTTTGGGCATGTTTATCCTACAGTTGCTTGACATCTGTCTAAAACCGAAATtaaagcaaaattatcttgtcattttttttttttttactcgtATGACTAACTGGACAGGAAACCTCTTTTGCATCCTAAGCTATATAACTCTGATGGCCTCCATAATCAtttcatgaaaacagaaattgaggggctggagagatggctccgtggttaagagcactgactgctcttccagaggtcctgagttcaattcccagcaaccacatggtggctcacaaccatctgtaatgggatctgatgccctcttctggtgtatctaaagtcaggatggtgtactcacatacataaaataaataaataaatctttaaaaaggagaagACAACAGAACTTGAATGGTTTCTCCTGCTGAGGAAGCTCGTACTTACTCATTCTTttcatccatttcatttttagttttcattAGCGCTCTTGAGAAATAATACACCCATTTAAAGGGTACAGTTCAGACTTGCTTGCCTCAGCTATTCAGAATTGTGCCAGCCAGCACACCACAGTAAATTTAGAACTAGTCTGCTCCAAAAGGAGCCTACAGAGAGTAGTGATCCTCCCCATTTTTCTCCTTATCAGCCGCTGGCCTAGATGGTCACTGGCCAATCCTCTTCACACACTCACCTAGTACAGACATTCCTTTACTGCCCCTTTGCAGCGAGACACAGCCTGCTGCTTGTTGCATGCAGATACCTAGACTTAAAGCACTAGAGATCCCTGTGGGTAGTGATTCTTCATGTGGACATAGCGTGCTCTAGTCGTCTGTTTGTGGGCACTTGTAATTTTGATGAGTATCAATCCAGTTGCTACAGGTATTCTCATATGGGTTTTTGTCTGGGTTTTGCAGTGCTGAGTCTCGAACTCAAGCCCTTCTGTATCCTGAGCAGGCAGTCCTACTACCGAGCTCTACTCTCAGCTTTGTCATGCGTGTTTGGATGTAAATGTAAAATTTGACTTTTAGGTAAATATCCAGAGGTGTCACACAGGGTGACTGGGGCTATATTTAACTTGAGAAGCAGTTGTCAGGCTGCCTTCCAAACGTCCCACTTAATAGCGACACATACACATGTGGTGGGGGAACGCCCAGGGCTTCTCAGAGTCTGCAGCACTTGGCAGGTTCCATCTGCCACTCGGATGGATGTGTACTGATGCACCACTGTGATTTCCACTTCACTAATGAATAACAGTGTCcagtatgttttcatttttctgttcccGTTTAATGTCTTTGATAAAGCACTTTATGACCTTTCCCCCAGttttaaaactgagttttctgttttattattaccAAAGTTTGAAAGTTTCCTTAGGTCCGAGTGTTTTGCTAACTTTGCATGCAAATATTCACTCTTCACCTGTGAATTGTCTCCTCATTGTCTCAGTTGTCCTGTCTAGAACACAACTTAATACTAATGAGGTCCAAACTGgccattcttttccttttgatcATGTTTTGGTGTTTTCTATAAGATGTTCTTTCCTAGGCTGACAAAGGAAAATTGATAATTCAAGGCCAAAACTGGGCTGcaatgtgagttcaaggtcagctggaCAACTTTAGGTCAGATGTAGGGATATAACTCAGTGGTGTGATGTTTGACTAGCATTCAAGAGGCTGCGAGTTTAATCCCCAGTGCAGCAacataatgaataaaaatgacaCACCTCTTTTCTCTTACCTTTTGTCCTAGAAATTATATACATTCCTGCTTTGCATTCagattcagattaatttctgGTCTACAGCTAAGGTTTATTTTGCTATGAATGTCCTTTGTACTAAGACCTCTGACTTCACTTCGCTTTTACCAAAATTCAATTCACAGTGTAATGGCTCCAAACTTGTGTTCTGtggtatagttttttttttttttatttctgcagCTGTATAAATAATGATTCTAAAAAACAGCTATGGAATGTTccagccttacacacacacacaccaatataaaCATTGGTTATTCTGGTAGTTATTTTGGCCTgtttttcacatacacacacacccccaatgTAAGCATTGGTTATTTGGGTAGGTATTTTtggcctggttttgtgtgtgtgtgtgtgtgtgtgtgtgtgtgtgttagcaatCATGTTGTTTATAAGTTGAAATATGCTAGTTCTCTTCTAACTTTTTTTGTCTGGTCTCTCTTTCGCCCTCTGTTCTTTTTCCTGCCTGGGTACGTGGGTTTGAATGTCAGTGGTAGTGTTAATTGGAATAGGCATTCTTAACTGTTTCTGGTCTTAGAAGAAATCATCTGGTCTCCCATGAATAGCCGTGTGTTAACATAAGGCATCATGTAGGAATCCTTTATCAGGTTGAAGAAAATCTCTTTAGTTTATTGAGAGTTTTTAATCATAAATAAGTTGAATGTTGTTAAAtgattttatctaattttaacCCCACCCCTTGACAAGATTGTCAATCTATTAATGTAGCAAACTatgcagaaaatattttccaaagataAACGAGCCTTGTGGTCCCAGAAGAGGCCCTGCTTTTTCTCTCACGTGTCATTCTTGTGTATTCCTGGGTTCAGTTTATTGTAACAGATTGCAAAATGAAGCCAGGTACatgattttaatcccagaacttgggaggcagagacaggcagatttctgtgagtttgaggccagcctggtctgcatagtgagtttcaggacagcctgagctatattgtgagaccctgcctcagaaaacaaagaaacaagcaaacaaaagacatTACAAAAGGATAAAAAGGACAAATGGtaagggaggtggggaagagggactgggaggggaggagagaggggaaactgctGAAGATGgtagataacacacacacacacaacccccccccccaacagcactttattaatgacttttaaaattctttaaagacCATGTGTGTCTTTATTCACACATTATGTAGATAGATGCACCTTGGGCATCTGGTCTTCCagaaatatatacagaaaatgcacATAGGAAATATCCTTTGGTAATTACTGTAATAGTGCTACTCATTCCATTAATGTGTGTCTTGACAATTACTAGACAATTTCATCAGCCACAAATGTTTTGCCTAAAGTAAAAGCTTGTTCTCAACTTCTCTCTTCTGATTCAAAGTCCTAATGGTTCTGCCCTTATATAATTGGTTTTCAAATATTTGTGAATCTATTTGACATTTTGAAGGTGAAATCTGCTTTTCTATTCTGGTTAAACAATTAAAAGATTATAGTTTTAAAAGGGAGCAAGTGGAGCCATTTGAGCTTAGATTGACTGTCTgtctagtatgtatgtatgtatgtatgtatgaatgaatctatctatctatctatgcatccatgtatctatctatacatctatGTATGTACGTGTCTATGTATTTATCCATGtatctatgtacctatgtatctatctttgtatgtatgtatgtatgtatatatgtatgtatgtgtctatctatgtatctatgtatctatgtacctatgtacctatgtacctatgtatgtatgtatgtatgtatgtatgtatgtatgtatgtatctatctatctatctatctatctatctatgtatctatgtatctatgtatctatgtatctatgtacctatgtacctatgtatgtatgtatgtatgtatgtatgtatgtatgtatctatctatgtatctatgtatctatgtatctatgtatctatgtacctatgtatgtatgtatgtatgtatgcatctatctatctatctatctatctatcgatccaTCCATCTGTTAATTGATTCACATTACAATTATCACAGTGCTCAGGGCCCTTGTATATAGCAAGCTAGCACTCCACCACTCAGCTACAGTCCTAGACgaagttttctttttagaaacGTTTTAAGTACACAATTTCTCTAATCAGCACATCATTATCCACTTCTTATTGAATGATTGTTTTTGATCAtctgtacattttaaaaaatgagtctaCTCACCAACATTGTCTCTCACActgcccttcctccttcccctctgcaCTGCCCATTGACCACAAGATTGCAATTCACAGTTCAAATAAACTCTTGGGTTAACTTCAGTTGGAAGGTGGTGAGCATATTACTTTGTAACCGTTAAACATCGGCATTGAATCAGCAATAATGCACTTAGTGTCTCTGTGAGGAGCGCCATTACGGTCCGTAACAATACACAGCAGTCTGTCTGCTGAGCTTAACTATTCTCAGCCTGCTTGACTTTCCTGCGGCGTCTCAGCTTTCCCCATGGTCCTTTTAGACACATGCTAATGGATTCCTGAAAGCAAGCCATGAAACTCATTTCTAGAATCTTCCTTAGTATCTAGAGTTGTTAATTTTGCCCTCTCTTGATATCATAGGGATGTGTGTCATTTTctaataaagaattttaaatggCCTTAaataattgctttttttttacacattcatttttttcatttttttctgtacttACCAGCTGACTTCAGGGCATAATCAGCCAACTGTATTTGGTCCCCTCTGAACTTTTTAAGTACATAATGTACCAAGTTTGACATTTCCTGTAAAGATCATAAGAACAGATTCTGTTATTAACCTTTACCAACTGCTTGAACATTTACCCTTTGTTTCATGGAAGTGGACCTGAACTCCCTAATCCGCAGAATTGTAACAGTTTGAACAGCTCCCAGATGTTCTCAAAGCCAGGCACTGATACACGTA from Apodemus sylvaticus chromosome 11, mApoSyl1.1, whole genome shotgun sequence includes these protein-coding regions:
- the Sun3 gene encoding SUN domain-containing protein 3, whose protein sequence is MPKEQQEILKKESQTLENNFREILFLIEQIDVLKALLKDMKDGVHNHSLPVHREAVQDQATAEVLDEEMSNLVHYVLKKFRGDQIQLADYALKSAGASVIEAGTSESYKNNKAKLYWHGIGFLNYEMPPDMILQPDVHPGKCWAFPGSQGHILIKLARKIIPTAVTMEHISEKVSPSGNISSAPKEFSVYGIMKKCEGEEMFLGQFIYNKLEATIQTFELQNEASESLLCVKLQILSNWGHPKYTCLYRFRVHGIPSDYT